One segment of Streptomyces sp. NA02950 DNA contains the following:
- a CDS encoding DUF397 domain-containing protein: MAAGTMTGAQWVKASACDAINSCVEVARVGENEIAMHNSRFPDGPALVFTRDEIAAFFEGVTKGEFKAMTV, from the coding sequence ATGGCTGCCGGCACGATGACCGGAGCACAGTGGGTGAAGGCGTCCGCATGCGACGCGATCAACTCCTGCGTGGAGGTTGCAAGGGTCGGTGAAAACGAGATCGCGATGCACAACTCGCGATTCCCGGATGGTCCCGCACTCGTCTTTACGCGCGACGAGATCGCGGCCTTCTTCGAGGGTGTGACGAAGGGCGAGTTCAAGGCTATGACTGTCTAA
- a CDS encoding helix-turn-helix transcriptional regulator has protein sequence MSGQILALVGRQGEPPPTTPKAAAKLVGALLQHLRQERRMNQNEVVRSVSGFGSVPKLSRYENATVTLKAEHVFALLRFYQAPEDCVREAEMLLQWPHEQTWWSSFADIANSTLMSLFALESTSKVVQVYQENNVPGMLQTAGYARALMADFAQAQFDPETRRKYLAAIERRLEMRLRLQHLLDQPNAPMFRAVIAEYVLDKELGGVLVMREQLRHLFTVAENKPNVHLRILPGSAMRHGSPLHPAITLCKPHEGNAGRSVYLEDKNVSGQFLTDSAQIETFMASMDYWWQHALSKTETLRRLQHYIDRLADEPQE, from the coding sequence ATGTCGGGTCAGATTCTGGCCTTGGTCGGGCGGCAGGGGGAGCCACCGCCGACCACACCGAAAGCAGCGGCGAAACTCGTCGGCGCTCTACTGCAGCACCTGCGTCAGGAGCGCAGGATGAACCAGAACGAGGTCGTGCGGTCCGTCTCGGGGTTCGGGTCTGTGCCCAAGCTCAGTCGCTACGAGAACGCCACCGTCACGCTCAAGGCGGAACACGTCTTCGCGCTGCTGCGCTTCTATCAGGCGCCGGAGGACTGCGTCAGGGAAGCGGAGATGCTCCTGCAGTGGCCTCACGAGCAGACGTGGTGGTCCTCCTTCGCGGACATTGCGAACTCCACGCTCATGTCCCTGTTCGCTCTGGAGTCCACGTCGAAGGTGGTCCAGGTGTACCAGGAGAACAATGTCCCCGGGATGCTCCAGACCGCGGGCTACGCCCGCGCCTTGATGGCGGACTTCGCCCAGGCACAGTTCGACCCCGAGACACGTCGCAAGTATCTCGCGGCCATCGAACGCCGTTTGGAGATGCGGCTTCGTCTGCAGCATCTGCTGGACCAGCCCAACGCGCCCATGTTCAGGGCCGTCATTGCGGAGTATGTGCTGGACAAGGAACTGGGCGGCGTGCTGGTCATGCGGGAGCAGCTGCGCCACTTGTTCACCGTCGCGGAGAACAAGCCCAACGTGCATCTGCGCATTCTGCCCGGGTCAGCTATGCGGCACGGCTCTCCGCTGCACCCCGCCATAACCCTGTGCAAGCCTCATGAGGGGAACGCCGGCCGATCCGTCTACCTGGAGGACAAGAACGTCAGCGGCCAGTTCCTCACCGACAGCGCGCAGATCGAGACCTTTATGGCGTCCATGGACTACTGGTGGCAACACGCGCTGTCGAAGACGGAGACTCTGCGTCGGCTCCAGCACTACATCGACCGGCTGGCCGACGAGCCCCAGGAGTAG
- a CDS encoding SAM-dependent methyltransferase produces MDVSRPSVARMYDHLLGGTDNYQVDREACDELLRIAPSTRELALVNRAFLIRAVRYLAREQGVRRFLDHGSGLPTRPNVHQVAQDIDPASEVVYIDNDPVVLVHGEIMLAEDPTTTAVLNADMRDTTKIFESSAVRRLLRDEQQPVGALFVSVLHCIPDDDDPWGLVRKVAQQLPPGSYLVISQLASDDPELRHSITDFMQEITHNSWGQVRSISEVNRFFEGLDLLEAPEPVEVSRWLPDSDLAPRQRSEEWIEYGGVARIG; encoded by the coding sequence ATCGATGTAAGCAGGCCAAGTGTTGCCAGAATGTACGACCACCTTCTGGGCGGCACGGACAATTATCAGGTCGACCGTGAAGCCTGTGACGAATTACTTCGCATAGCTCCCAGTACCCGTGAATTGGCGCTGGTCAACCGGGCCTTTCTCATCAGGGCCGTTCGCTATCTCGCCCGGGAACAGGGTGTGCGCAGATTCCTCGACCACGGCTCCGGACTTCCGACACGACCAAACGTGCACCAGGTCGCCCAGGACATCGATCCGGCCAGTGAAGTCGTCTACATCGACAATGACCCCGTGGTCCTCGTCCATGGGGAAATTATGCTGGCGGAGGATCCGACAACCACGGCCGTCCTCAACGCCGACATGCGCGATACCACAAAGATCTTCGAGAGCAGCGCGGTACGACGACTGCTGCGCGACGAGCAGCAGCCGGTCGGCGCTCTGTTCGTCTCTGTTCTCCACTGCATCCCCGACGATGACGACCCCTGGGGGCTGGTGCGCAAAGTCGCCCAGCAGTTGCCGCCCGGCAGCTACCTGGTGATCTCGCAGCTGGCCAGTGATGATCCGGAACTCCGCCACAGCATCACCGATTTCATGCAGGAGATCACCCATAACTCCTGGGGACAGGTCCGCTCTATCAGCGAGGTCAACCGGTTCTTCGAGGGCCTCGACCTTCTGGAGGCCCCCGAGCCCGTCGAAGTATCGCGCTGGCTGCCGGACAGCGATCTCGCTCCGCGGCAGCGAAGCGAGGAGTGGATCGAGTACGGCGGGGTCGCCCGCATCGGATGA
- a CDS encoding HNH endonuclease family protein: protein MRLKALCVGGAALAALVLPLTPASATPGDMVTTTLTQAIADLPVTAESRDGYERSKFRHWVDVDHDGCATRAEVLEEEAVEPPDVGPRCKITGGSWFSWYDGRLVDGPTSLDIDHKVPLAEAWDSGASAWTAQERQDYANDLGEPRALDAVSAQQNRQKADQDPTTWMPSDPSAHCRYIADWAAVKTRWRLSADPDEVAALQRIAVRCPDEEITVVLAR from the coding sequence ATGAGACTCAAGGCACTATGCGTCGGCGGCGCGGCACTCGCGGCCCTCGTCCTCCCGCTCACCCCTGCGTCGGCGACCCCAGGCGACATGGTGACGACCACGCTCACACAGGCGATCGCCGATTTGCCCGTCACGGCAGAGTCCCGTGACGGATACGAGCGCAGCAAGTTCCGGCATTGGGTGGACGTTGATCATGATGGCTGCGCCACAAGGGCAGAGGTGCTCGAAGAGGAGGCCGTCGAGCCGCCCGATGTCGGCCCCCGATGCAAGATCACCGGGGGAAGCTGGTTCTCGTGGTACGACGGCCGGCTAGTGGACGGGCCGACGAGCCTGGATATTGATCACAAGGTGCCACTCGCCGAGGCTTGGGATTCGGGAGCGTCGGCATGGACGGCGCAGGAGCGGCAGGACTATGCGAACGACCTGGGTGAACCGCGAGCGTTGGACGCGGTGAGCGCGCAGCAGAACAGGCAGAAAGCCGACCAGGATCCGACAACTTGGATGCCATCGGACCCCAGCGCGCACTGCCGGTACATTGCCGACTGGGCCGCGGTGAAGACCAGGTGGCGTCTCTCAGCGGACCCGGACGAGGTGGCAGCGCTCCAGCGGATCGCAGTCAGATGCCCGGATGAGGAGATCACCGTGGTACTGGCTCGCTGA